The Nitrogeniibacter aestuarii genome has a window encoding:
- a CDS encoding spermine/spermidine synthase domain-containing protein, translated as MAEDDYLILPSPFDVAPGRVLLREPRDADPTVLEARLRAGTYEHPFVVDDGEHLTLYLGSIELIQTVMDKNDPQALMPGYSQAMMMFLLFNPQPRDILMVGLGGGALLKACRAQLPRARIEAVDVDPAVLGWRTLFQLPLDDARLAVSVGDGGVFVAAHRGEVDVLMIDAFDETGFAPSLDRHEFVAHAHAALSARGLMVTNLAGPGAAYGEFLMAIREVFDDQLLVVPVRDDGNHVLLAFKDPSMRPVWHRVQRMAAALEARTKLALGRFVDDAQRIGWRRLPDTLWQAD; from the coding sequence ATGGCCGAAGACGACTACCTCATCCTGCCCAGTCCGTTTGACGTCGCGCCGGGCAGGGTGCTCCTGCGCGAACCGCGTGACGCCGACCCGACGGTGCTTGAAGCGCGGCTGCGTGCCGGCACCTACGAGCACCCCTTCGTGGTGGATGACGGCGAACATCTGACGCTGTATCTGGGCTCGATCGAGCTTATCCAGACGGTCATGGACAAGAACGATCCTCAAGCGCTCATGCCCGGTTACAGCCAGGCCATGATGATGTTCCTGCTTTTCAATCCGCAGCCACGCGACATCCTCATGGTGGGGCTGGGGGGCGGGGCCCTGCTCAAGGCCTGTCGTGCCCAGTTGCCTCGCGCGCGCATCGAGGCGGTGGATGTGGACCCGGCGGTGCTGGGTTGGCGGACGCTGTTTCAGCTGCCGCTCGATGATGCCCGGCTTGCGGTGAGCGTGGGTGACGGGGGTGTGTTCGTCGCGGCGCATCGGGGCGAGGTGGATGTCCTCATGATCGATGCCTTCGACGAGACCGGTTTCGCCCCTTCGCTGGATCGCCACGAGTTCGTCGCCCATGCCCACGCCGCGCTCTCGGCGCGCGGGCTGATGGTCACCAATCTGGCCGGGCCCGGCGCCGCCTACGGTGAGTTCCTCATGGCGATTCGCGAGGTGTTCGACGATCAGCTGCTGGTGGTGCCGGTGAGGGATGACGGCAATCACGTCCTGCTGGCCTTCAAGGACCCGTCGATGAGACCGGTCTGGCACCGGGTTCAGCGCATGGCCGCAGCGCTTGAAGCGCGCACGAAGCTTGCACTCGGGCGCTTCGTCGACGACGCGCAACGCATCGGTTGGCGGCGCCTGCCAGACACCCTGTGGCAGGCTGACTGA
- a CDS encoding YceI family protein gives MSARARLGGLCLIASLAACTTATPDAPGQAQAPVGPVLSAPEAARSYAVDPQASRIRFIVRRGGSLARLGHNHVIMARQIKGVIRSADSPQRSTVELSLPVSGFEVDPPDERAALGEGFGPVSEAAVAGTRKNMLGDKVLEAARFPVVTIETVRVVPKASDWDITVRITLHGVARDLTVPVQVTRDGAMLRARAEFSVRQRDFGITPLSVLGGALQVEDEVAVSMSLVALADDA, from the coding sequence ATGAGCGCCCGCGCCCGGCTTGGCGGGCTGTGTCTGATCGCTTCCCTCGCCGCCTGTACCACGGCGACGCCTGATGCGCCGGGTCAGGCACAGGCACCCGTCGGTCCCGTCCTGTCGGCACCGGAGGCCGCGCGGTCGTATGCGGTCGACCCGCAGGCCAGCCGCATTCGCTTCATTGTTCGCCGGGGTGGCAGCCTGGCCCGACTGGGGCATAACCATGTGATCATGGCCCGGCAGATCAAGGGGGTGATCCGGTCGGCGGATTCGCCACAGCGCTCCACCGTCGAACTCAGCCTGCCGGTGAGCGGTTTCGAGGTCGATCCGCCGGACGAGCGCGCCGCGCTGGGCGAAGGCTTCGGCCCGGTGTCCGAGGCGGCCGTGGCGGGCACACGCAAGAACATGCTCGGTGACAAGGTGCTGGAGGCCGCCCGCTTCCCGGTCGTCACCATCGAGACGGTGCGCGTTGTGCCGAAGGCATCCGATTGGGACATCACGGTCCGGATCACGCTGCACGGGGTCGCGCGCGACCTCACGGTGCCGGTGCAGGTGACTCGGGACGGGGCGATGTTGCGCGCACGCGCCGAATTTTCGGTTCGTCAGCGTGATTTCGGCATCACGCCGCTGTCGGTGCTGGGCGGCGCCCTGCAGGTTGAAGACGAGGTGGCGGTGAGCATGTCGCTGGTGGCCCTGGCCGACGACGCCTGA